From Streptomyces asiaticus, one genomic window encodes:
- a CDS encoding tautomerase family protein, whose translation MPLVNIYLREGTTPEYRRNVSLGIHRSMVDVLKVPQDDQFHLIHELKPENVQTQPVFFDIRRGDRTMFIQLFFNHRDPGQKAELYAAIRRNLLLYADVPEEDILLCVVETNSENWWAAGRAVNPRTGFDERMDID comes from the coding sequence ATGCCTCTGGTCAACATCTATCTGCGCGAGGGCACCACCCCGGAGTACCGCCGGAATGTCTCGCTGGGCATCCACCGGTCGATGGTGGACGTCCTGAAGGTCCCGCAGGACGACCAGTTCCACCTCATCCACGAGCTCAAGCCCGAGAACGTGCAGACGCAGCCGGTGTTCTTCGACATCCGCCGCGGCGACCGCACGATGTTCATCCAGCTCTTCTTCAACCACCGCGACCCCGGGCAGAAGGCGGAGCTGTACGCGGCCATCCGCAGGAACCTCCTGCTGTACGCGGACGTCCCCGAGGAGGACATCCTCCTGTGCGTGGTCGAGACGAACAGCGAGAACTGGTGGGCGGCTGGGCGGGCCGTCAACCCCCGGACGGGCTTCGACGAACGCATGGACATCGATTGA
- a CDS encoding LysR family transcriptional regulator: MDMTLVGLRVLREVAERGTITAAAEALGYTQSAVSRQVAALEQAAGARLFDRHPGGVRLTAEGRGLLRHAVVALDALDAADRELRGGEAEDGPVRLGFFPTAGAVIVARALAALRREHPRIRVSTREGTTPSLVRALRTGTLDIALLSSRPPHRSPDTDAPPLRVEPLFETRLTVAVAASGRFAGRDSVTAEEIAGEPWIASPAAAEEPLLGVWPGLPGRPRVRHTVRDWLTKLHLVAAGAGITTAPPALLPAVPPGVRLVAVEGVAQEWRRVSLAHAPSPATASANAVAHALRQEAAELADDPD, translated from the coding sequence ATGGACATGACCCTGGTCGGGCTGCGGGTGCTGCGCGAGGTGGCGGAGCGGGGCACGATCACCGCCGCGGCGGAGGCGCTCGGATACACCCAGTCGGCCGTCTCCCGGCAGGTGGCCGCGCTGGAGCAGGCGGCCGGTGCCCGGCTCTTCGACCGCCACCCGGGCGGGGTGCGGCTGACCGCCGAGGGGCGCGGCCTGCTGCGGCACGCCGTGGTCGCCCTGGACGCGCTCGACGCGGCCGACCGGGAGTTGCGCGGGGGCGAGGCGGAGGACGGCCCGGTCCGGCTCGGCTTCTTCCCCACCGCCGGAGCGGTGATCGTGGCCCGCGCGCTGGCGGCCCTGCGCCGGGAGCACCCCCGGATCCGGGTGAGCACACGCGAGGGCACCACCCCGTCGCTGGTACGGGCGCTGCGCACCGGCACGCTCGATATCGCCCTGCTGTCCTCCAGGCCACCCCACCGCTCCCCCGACACCGACGCCCCGCCGCTGCGCGTGGAGCCGCTGTTCGAGACCCGGCTGACCGTGGCGGTGGCGGCGAGCGGCCGGTTCGCCGGACGCGACAGCGTCACGGCCGAGGAGATCGCGGGCGAGCCGTGGATCGCCAGCCCGGCCGCCGCGGAGGAGCCACTGCTCGGCGTCTGGCCGGGGCTGCCGGGACGGCCCCGGGTCCGCCACACCGTCCGCGACTGGCTGACGAAGCTTCACCTGGTGGCGGCCGGGGCGGGCATCACCACGGCCCCACCGGCACTGCTTCCCGCCGTCCCGCCAGGTGTGCGTCTGGTCGCCGTCGAGGGCGTGGCGCAGGAGTGGCGACGCGTCAGCCTCGCGCACGCGCCGAGCCCCGCCACGGCGTCGGCGAACGCGGTGGCGCACGCCCTGCGGCAGGAAGCCGCGGAGCTGGCCGACGACCCCGACTGA